From the Verrucomicrobiota bacterium genome, the window CGGTCGGCGCAGCCTTTGATTCGACCACCACTTTGTTGAGACCCGCATTGAAATCCGGCAACCTCGACATACTGCCCAATGCCATGGTCCGGAATGTGACGGTTGATAAATCTGGCAAGGCCAGTGGAGTCAGCTACATCGACAAGGTCGATGGAAGGGAACATCAGGTCAAAGGGCGTGTTGTCGTGCTCGCGGCGAGTGCCTATGAAACCGCTCGACTGTTGCTGAACTCGAAGTCCAACCGTTTTCCTGACGGACTGGGAAACTCCAGCGGAAAGGTTGGCAAATACATCACCGACTCGATCAGCAGCCGCTTCAGCGCACAAATACCGGCTCTGGAAAATCTCCCCATACACAATGAAGATAGCGTAGTTGGGCAGCAGGCCTACGTTCCCTTCTGGCTCTGCAAGGAACAAGCGGCGGGCAAACTCGATTTTCCCGGCGGCTACAAATTCATCATGGTAAGCGGTCGCAAAATGCCGAATCTCAACACCGGTAAAAGTTTTGATTCGCTCTCGGACAGCGATGGTATTCCCTTCGGCAAAAAGTTAAAGGAAGATGCCCGACGTTATTACGGGTCGATGCAAGGAATTGGCGCACAAGGTGCCATGGCCGCCAACGATGACTGCTTCTGCGAACTGGATCCCGAGGTAAAAGACCAGTGGGGCATCCCCGCCCTGCGCTTTCATTGGAAGTTTTCTGAAGACGATATAAAGCAGGTTGCCCACCAACAGGAAATGATGGGCAACCTGCTTGAAGCCATGGAGGCCAAATTCAACCGTCCGCCCGACACGGAAAACCCGCTCAAGGCAGTCAAGGAAGGCGGCCAAACCATTCACGAGGTGGGCGGGGCGATCATGGGAGCGAATGCTTCGAACTCGGTAACCAACCAATGGTGTCAGACCTGGGACGTACCCAATGTTTTTATCGCCGATGGTGCTCCCTTTCCCGGTACGGCGGATAAGAACCCCACCCTGACCATCATGGCCCTGGCCTGGCGCACCGCGGACCACCTGATCGGGGAAATTAAGAAAGGAAACATCTAGCACTTTTTAGAATGAATGATGACTCATTTCTTAAAATTATTTGCGGCAGAGCAGGATGCATCGCCACTAAAAGAGGTAGGGCTATTGCGTCCTCGCAGTGCCGTCGTTAGGACAAAGATATAACATGAATAAGGAAAACAACTTTCCACGTATCAACCGCCGTGAAGCATTGAAGTGGATTGCTTCGGCGGCAACCTCCTTGCCTGCACTTGGCGCGTCTTCTCTACCCTTAACCCAAGCTTCGGCAAGTACTGTCACAGCACAGGGCTACGGACCCGATCCAGATCTTCTTAAGATCTACCGCCCGGGTGATCTTTGGCCACTCACCTTGAGCGATGAACAGCGGCGAATAGTCATCGCTTTGTGCGATATTATTATGCCGTCCGACGACCAGTCACCTAGTGCTTCGTCTTTGGGCGTTCACGATTTTGTAGATGAATGGATCAGCTCGCCTTATCCGGACCAGGCGAAAGACCGGAAGCTCATCCTGCAAGGCCTTCCCGGGCTGGATGAAGAAGCGCAAAGGCAAGGAGCCAAAAACTTTGTGTCCCTGAAACTCGCCGAACAAACAGCGATCTGCCAAGAACTTGCCCGATCAGCAAAAGCGAGTAACAAAAAGTTTCCCGGCAATTTCTTTTATCTTATGCGCAACCTGATCGCCGGCGGATACTACACCACTCCGGCCGGGATGAAGGATATTGGCTACACCGGCAATGTCGCCCGGACACACGCCCCTGCTCCGCCACCGGAAGCTTTGGCACACCTTGGACTCAAGGGAGAGAAGTAAAACATCTCAGCAGAGCCGGAGGCTCTGGCCCGACCATTTCACCAGAACAGAAGGCAGGGCTATTGCGCGTGCCAAGCCGTAGCCTGTTTGAGCGAAGGTTGGGCCTCGTTATGCCGCCGTATCTTCCAATAAGCGCATGACTTCCATTTATTCTTCAAATTCTCCCCACACCTGCTTCAGAAAAAATGTCACTCAAGTTCCGGTAACAAATCCTGGCCGCGTTCTCCGGATCGTATCCTTCCGCACGCCAAACCAGTGAACTGACTTCCGGACAAATTTCTCCGCGATAGCCTCCTTCATAAAACAGGGAAAGGACACGTGCATGATCGACGGTTCCTGACTGTCCAGGAAGTTCGAATACCACCTTCTCATTTTCCTGAACTGCATCTTTCATCACAACATAACTCGTGTATGGCAAAGCCATATCGACTGTGCTTTCGATGGACATATCACGGAAGGCGAAATGGCTATAATCGTAGACCATTCGCAGCTTGGGATTGTCGCCAAGTTCATGAATCATCCACACGGCTTCATCAGGTGTGGACATCGCGTGACCTCGGTGTGGTTTAATTGCGAGGGTAATGCCCGCCGCGGCGGCAAGTTCCAGCCACTGCCCCACCCGGTCGCGAAATAAATTCTTTTTCTGGCCCCACTTCCCACCACCCAAAACACCTTGAATCAGCGGAAGGTTATCCACCTTAAGATCATGGGCTAACTCAAGAAGCCGTTTGACCCAATCCAAATTACTTTGCTGTTTTTTGACCTCCTCACTCGGAGTCGGCAGTCCCATGAGAGCACCCAGGCAGCGCAAGAATGCTTAGTATAGCGCAGCTGCCACCCTTCAACCAGTTTCTTCGTGAAATAACTTTCATTCAGGCTCCATTGAATTGTGAAAAGGCACATACTAAATCGATTAAAGCTAACGACCGATTAGTCTCCCTATGCGGTAATTGATATAGCGCTTCGCCCGCATGAGCTTTAACGATAGCTTCTCGCTATGGGATGCCGGTGCAACATAGATAATTCCAGAGCGGAGCTTATCAAATGGTTCTGGCAAATCCGGGGAATTAATTTCATTCAACAAGTCGTTGAGCGCCACCACTAAAGCGTCCAAACCAAGTTTACCGGCAATTTCCGATGTCATCTGCAATCGCTGGCGAGTGCGATCCAGGGAAACATTCTCCGAATAGATAAAAGCCCTGTCAGCATTTTCCTCCACCTCATGTGCCAATCGCATCCAAATGAGACGGCGTTCCCCTTCGGAAATGTTTTCCTGAGGGGTCTGAAGCAAGCGTTCGATGTCACCGGGACCATTCCATTCCAAGCTAGGAAAATCGTACACAATTTGTTCCACCTCTTCTCCGACAATGTTTCGCACCATTTGACGCTTTTTAGAAGAAACACCTCTAGTTCCGTCTCCAAATTCGCCGAGTGAATAGGCGGAATGCAGTAGACCGGCCACGACTTCCTGAATTCTCCCTCCACTGTGTGCTATCACACTGGCAGTTCCAACAAGATGAGATATAAACGTTTTTCCGTTCGCACGGTACTGACCGGTAAAAATTATAACGACTAACTCGTAAGCTTCGCGAACCGTATTTAGATCGTCCCTACTAGATCCTCGCTGATGAAGTTGATTATACAATTGGATAATTGTTTGTGCAGGAGTAAAAGTCATTAAGCAAAATCATTAAAATTATGTGTGGCTTATTTCCGCTCGGAAAAAGATCTGATGGCAAAATTTATTCATAACAGGCATCTAAGCACTCAACTTGAATATAGAGTCTGACTTATAAAGTAACACTTCGTTGAAGACAGTACAAGCCCCCAATAACTTTCCATCCGCGGAGAAACCGACACCCTTTGGACCCTCTTCACCCACCAGGGTAGCGATCGAAGCCATTTTGCGCATAGGCTCATGCTTGGAAGGTAGGCGATGCACCTCAACACTGCCATTTTCATCAGTTACTGCCATAAAGGGATCCTTAGGATGAAAGGCAACTGAGTGAAGTGCCCGATCACCAAAGTGATAAACATGAGCTGGTTCACTTTCTATTCCGGGATTACCCCCGCTATGGCATTTAAAAAGTGATATCCCGGATTTCCCTTTGGGGTCTTCATTTAAATAAAATTCCTTGTAAGTAACTATGAGCGACTCTCCATCTGATGAAAAATCGATACCCTGTGGCGTCGCCAGACCGTGAAGGACTAATTCTTCGACAGGGATTGACTGAAAAGGTACCGATTCAAATTCAAAACTGGTTCCTTTCCTTCGATAAAGCGTAATACCAAATCGACCACGGTTGGCAACCGCCAGCCAATTGCCTGAAGGATGAATGGCCACTCCTCCTGGATAGCTCAACCTGGATTCATCTCCCCAAATATGAAAAACCGGTTCTACTTCTTTTTGATCCACGTTGTCGGCGGAGCTCAATTCAAACACTGCCAATGAATGGCAATCGCGCCCAACTCCGATAACATAGTTTTCGCATGGAGTGAAAATCGCATCGTGCACAAAGTTTAGCCATTTGCCGTTGATAATAGAGCAAGTGGGGATTGAATCGAATTGGTCTTTGGAGTCGCTCGACTTTGAATAAACAGTCAAAGAAGAACCACCAGAGTTTCCGACGACGATGTGGTTTCCAGATTTACTAAATGCAACCGATTCAGGACGCAGTAGCCCAGACATGCTTCCAGTAATCGAACGATATGGAACAGGTAATCCCATTAAAAAAGCCCAAATCCAAGGAAACGGAAGTCTTCTCCTCGCTGCTGAAAGAACTCTTTCGAATAAGCGTCGTGGTTTAGATTTGTTATGCAGGATGGCCATATAAATAGGAACTTCGGATACTTTATGAGAAGCCGGTAATCATGAATGAGAATTGGATCTGGAAGAGACAAAAATACCACCGCCCAATTGATTTAACAAAGGATTGATAGAAGAAGGAAAAATAACAGCGTAACCACCGACGACCAAGTAATCCACGCTGTTGGCGTTGAGCGCCTTTATAAAATCCAGAAAGTCCGGGTTTAGGTCAATGTCCATGGTCTACCGTTTTCGGGCTCTATGGACAGTCTTGTCGAGACGAGGTGGAAATGCATAAGGATATCCGTATGCGACGCTATTGAGATAAGCAGCAGCAGAAAATCGATCGGCAACTGGCTGTCGCGACCAATACTCAGAGTTTCGCTCTTCAGTTTGAGCGTGCGAGCGCATACTAAAGGCACTTCGGTCGAGTCGAAAGCGTTCCATTTGAATACGCTGCAAATTGCTCATAGCTTGATCAATGCAAAAGACCCGATAAATCCGAGCAATGTCCAATGTTTTCATTGTGCTTGCTGGAGTTCCGTCAGTTTCAGAATATCCATATCACTTCATGAATTGCCTAATGACGCCCAAGTTTCTTCTTTCAATTATCTTTTTCATCGGATTCGGCCTTTGTGCAAAGCAGCCCAACATCCTTTTCTTCCTCGTCGATGACCTTGGCTACATGGACATAGGGGCGAACAATCCCGACACCTTCTACGAGACACCCAACATCGATCAACTCGCGGCAACCGGTATGCGTTTCACCGATGGGTATGCAGCCAATCCTGTGTGTAGTCCGACGCGTTACAGCATTATGACCGGCAAGTATCCCAGCCGGGTCGATGCGACCAATTTTTTCTCGGGAGCTAGGGAAGGATTATTCAAACCCGCTCCGCTGAATGACGTGATGGCATTAGAAGAAGTTACCCTGGCAGAAGCACTCAAGACAGTAGGCTACAAAACCTTCTTCGCCGGGAAATGGCACCTCGGTTCCACAGAAGAATACTGGCCAGAGAACCAAGGCTTCGAGATCAACAAAGGTGGTTGGGCACTTGGTGCGCCTAGGTACGGAAGTAAGTATTTCTCTCCTTATGGAAATCCACGCCTGGAGGATGGGCCTGAAGGCGAACACCTACCCCATCGACTGGCCGACGAAACGATGAAGTTCATGGAAGACAACAAGGACGGACCGTTTTTAGCCTACCTTTCCTTTTATTCGGTTCATACACCTTTGATGGCACCCGACCACCTGGTTAAAAAATACGAGGAGAAAGCGAAACGACTTGGCCTCGTGGGCAAAAAAGAATTTGCCCATGAAGAACAGGTCCTGCCGATTCAACAGGAACGCCAGGTTCGCATTTCTCAACAGCACGCCATTTACGCCGCTATGATGGAATCGATGGATACGAACCTTGGGCGCGTGCTGGATAAACTCGAAGCGCTCGGGATCGCGGACAATACCATCGTTTGTTTTACCTCAGACAACGGTGGTCTCTCCACCAGCGAGGGTCTGCCTACTTCCAACCTCCCGTTGCGTGGCGGCAAGGGCTGGACTTACGAAGGTGGCATCCGCGAACCCTACCTCATCAAATGGCCGGGAGTAACCAAACCCGGAAGCGTTAACACCACACCCGTCTGCAGTATCGATTTTTACCCCACACTTCTGGAAATCGCCGGAGCGGATTTCGATCACCCCATTGATGGGATCTCCCTTGTTCCGGAATTACGTCAAAACGGTTCTATCGAACGCGAGGCCCTCTACTGGCACTATCCTCATTACAGCAATCAGGGAGGTATTCCTTCAGGGGCCATCCGCATGGGAGATTGGAAACTCATCGAACGCTACGAAGACGGACGCCTGCATCTGTATAACTTGAAGGACGATATCGGAGAAAAGAACGACCTGGCAGAGAAACACCCCGATCGCGTTTCCTCAATGAAAGCCAGGCTACATACATGGTATCGTGAAGTAGACGCAAAATTCCTTCGACCAAAAGAACCCTGGAGGCCGAAATGAAGGGAAAGAGAAAAAATATTCACAGGCTGTCAAGAATACCGCGCACTGGACTTAGCTGACCTGGTTAATATACAAGACCAGACGTCGAATGGTCCCGACGTCATACTGTGCCTTAATAGAGTAGTGCACAAAGGAAAGATCATTTTCCTACATCGGATGAATACTATAGATATGTTATCAGTCTAGGGTTTTTCCAGTTCTTAACTACAGGCGACCTGAATTTACATTGAATTATGCCTTCCTTTTTAAGTTGGCTGATTACAGGTGCCGCCAGCTTACATGTGACTCCAGACTCAAAGCAAAGCTCGGCTATATCCATTTCGTTCGCAAATCGCTTTTCTCTAAAGCCATCAGATAATGCCTCTTCAAAGACAGCAATTTTCTTTGGAACCATCACATCCAAATTCAACAAAAGCTCGTCTTCTTTAATCTTTTCGCGATCAACATCGAAGTTTGCTTCTCCAGCTATCTTGTCATTTTTCCATGCAACCTCCAAAAACTTGTTAATACCCAATGGATGCTTACTCCCAAAAATTAATCCGTAAATATTCCCAGAGTCCTTTTTAATTGAAAAATGACCTAAGTAAACTTTTGAAGACGGAGGTATCAGATTCTTGTAATATCTGAAGGCTTCTCTATGGATATGAAAAGAGTCCTCCGGCTTGCCGATTTTCTGCTTTATTGCAGGATGATCTCTAAACCTATGGAGAGTATTTGTAGAAAGAAAAAAGATAAAGTCTGCTCGTGGGCAATTAATCAAGGTGCTAAAAACACTATCGCTAACTGCATCAACCCCACATTGATCTGCTATGAGTAACTTGGCTATTCTTCGATTATTTAAGATGTTTCCATTCTCTTTTAGAGCTGATTCAAAATCGATAGACCGAATATCTAAAGCAACTCCTGTTACCGTAAGGCCTTCATTTTCAATTTTGGATTTCAGGTGATCTATCTTTCCCCTATCGAGATCAAAGAAATGAACAACCTTTTTAACGTTCTCCCAACTTGCTAGACGCTGATCAAGCGCTCCTTGAAGCTGCTTAAGAATTCGTACCGGTGAACCAGATACGTTATTTGCGTCTTGTCCAGGCCCCGCAAAGAAATCGAAAATGTGCAATTCGTCAAAAGGAGCATCTGGTCGCGATAAAAATACTGGAATCCATGCTTTAACGTAGGCCTCGAATATTTCCAACTTTGTCAGTGTTCCTCCATCATACGGATTATCGTGAAAGTCGCAAGCCTTCATCTAATCAAGCGAAACTAAGGTGAGAGAGTAAATCGAGCCGCCTTTCCTTCGAGGCAACCTCGTTGACAGCAGACTCAGGAAACTCGCTGTAAGTCCTGCCATCAAGTTCACGACCCGTTTCCTTTTTTCGAACTCCTCCCCATTGTTTGAAAAAGAAGGGTACTTTGTATGAACAGCAAAGCTTGCGAATATTTCTTACCCATTCCTTTTTCAGAGGGCGAGCACCTCTGCCACTTTCTCCGCCAACTATCACCCAATCAATACCGGATAAGTCGAAAGTGCCAAGGTCTTCTAATAGCGGCTCAACAGACAGAAAGGTATGCGTTGGGTTAGATCTTCTTAGTTCCGAGACACGTGGAATACCATACTGCTTATCCTCTACACTAACTCCCCACCAAATATGCGAGGCTTCCGCACCTTTCTTCAGCTTCCCAGCCAGCAGGTTAGCCATACGCGTGGATCGCTTGGTGAGAATCTGGTATGTATGCCAATTGGCCGCCAGCATTACATCTACTACCTTTTCAATATACTCATCGGATATGTCTTCGTGAAATAGATCGCTCATTGAGTTCACAAAGATCTTCTTCGGACGAGACCAGCGAATAGGATCACCCAATTTTTCAGGAACGAGTCTAAGATCGAACCCAAACTCAAACGGATGTCCAAGAGTTCCTCTAAATCTTTCAGCAAGAGTCTCCGCGTAACAGTGCTTACAACCCGGACTTACCTTGGTACATCCCCGCACTGGATTCCATGTCGCATCTGTCCATTCTATTTTAGATGTTTGACTCATGTGATTTTATGTTCACTACTTTTCTATCGATTACAATCTTAAATTCAGCACAACCGCCCATTAATGAATCCAACGATGGGAGGAATATCCTCATTTATTTAGCACATTGTATATCAGGGTCAATGGAATGAGGTGTGCGAGACGTGACTGATGGTTTGGTTCAATTGACCTTATGCCCTACCAACAATAGAATCAGTCGGGAATCCGAAGACTGAGCGGTTTTTGCCAGGTGTCCGGCGGGTTGATATCCACATGATCCAGCACCGGTTTTTGAGTCTCTCTGAATGCTACCATTTGAGCCAATAAGTCTTTCACCACTTTCGGGTTCCTGGATGCGACATTCTTTGTTTCGTAGGGATCATCTTGAATGCGATAAAGCTCGATGGAGGCATCCCGCATTGGATCGTCCACCATTCTGATGCTCGGACCAAGCCGAACCAGTTTCCAATCTCTGGTGTTGACCGCATTGCGTTCAAAAGGGATTTCGCGGTCGGGGTTCGTTTCATTTTGAGGAATCCTCTGACCCTGAAAGTAGGAATGGAATACCCAATCCTTCCGTTTTTCTTTTCCTTGAAGCACGTCCAAAACATCCTCTCCGTCAAAAGGATTACCCGAGGGTGCACCACCGATTATACGAAGTATCGTGGGAAACACATCGATGTAGCGAATCGGTTCTGTCAGTTTTCGACCTCCTTTGATTTCTGCGGGCCATCTCAATGCTGCAGCGACCCGGATTCCGCCCTCATAAACGGACCATTTTCCATCTCGCAAGGGATCATTCAGTGAGCCGGTCGGTACGGCTCCGCCGTTGTCAGATGATAACAGCAGGAGAGTATTATCGGTGGCGCCGGTGCGATCCAAAGCATCGAGAATGGCTCCTACCTGCTCATCGAGTGACGTCATCATCGCAGCCTTTTCACGGCGGAGTGTGTTCTTTATTTCTGGAAACAAGTCATAGTGCTTTTGCAAATAATCGTTGGGTGTATGAATGGCATTGAAAGCGACATAGAGAAAGAAAGGTGACTCATCACCTTCGGCCTCTTCAATTACCCGAACCGCCTCTTCACCGATCAGCTCAGTGCTGTAACCGGGTTCGTAGTTTAACTCCCAATTTTTATGCCAATCATGCAGACCCACAGTGCTATGATCAAAAAAACCGATAGCCCCACCCGCATGCCCCAGAAAAGAAGTAAAGCCTTTGCTTAAGGGATGATTCTGTCGGCGCAACCAACCCAAATGCCACTTCCCGGTGATGGCACGCGTCTTATAACCTGCCTCCGCCAAGGATGCCGGAATCATCACCTCATCATCGGGAATGGATCGCGTCCCCCAGGTTTTAACCGTCACGCGTTGCAGTCCATAGCGAATCGGATATCGCCCCGTCATCAAACCTGCCCGAGTCGAGGAGCAGAGAGAAGTGACATAAAAACGATCGAGCTCCACACCCTCGTGGGCGATACGATCGATATTGGGCGTGGGAAACTCGGCTCCGTGGTATCCCACGTCCTTCCAGCCCATATCGTCGGTTAATATAATAACGATGTTCGGTTTACCTGCACCGTAGGATGAACTGAGAAAAACAAGAAAGAGAAGTGAGCGAATAAACCAGAGCATAGGGCACCATTGAAAAATGGAAAAGGAAACTAGGCAAGAGATTTACCTATGAGTTCTCATCCTCCCCAGCTTTATTGACCTTCCGCAACACCCCGAATTGAGTCAACCGATGGCTGCTACCGATTCCCGCACAGACTTGAGAAATACGGGTACTTCCTTCAAGGGTTCATAGTCTGTGGTCTTGCCGGCGGAAAGCGTTTCAATGGGAAGGTAGCCGCGATACCCGGAGTGCCTGATAATCCCCATCAATCGATTCAGATCGGTTGGCTTAAACATGGACATTTGATACGGAGATACGGTTGCTCGAACAAATTCCTTGATCTGAAAGTTTACTGCAAACGGCATGACGCTTTCGATATCCTGATACGGATCAGGTGTGAGAAAGTATCCGGTATCGACGATGACGCCGATCCATTTTGAATCTACTGCCTGGATCAGCTCTACCGTTTCATCTGCGGTTTTTAAAAAATCACCGTGATTTTGGATGCCGATGATTACACCCATCTTTTTGCCGTGTTCTGCGAGCTCTTTCAGGTCGTCCACCATCCACTTCATTTTTTCAGCGCGCCACTGTTTGAGTTTCTTGGCCTTCTCTTCTCGAGCAGGATCGTTCGGCTTGATATGTTCCGCCATCAGATAGGAGGGTTCCAAGCCTGTGAATACTCGAATCACCGGAGCACCAAGCCGAGCCGCTACCTCAGTCCAAACTTTAATCCGCTCAATATCTTTCTCTATCAACTCACGATCGCCGCCTTCATCTTTGCTGAAGACAATTCCTTCTTTCCCTTTACGATCGAAGGGAACACCGGTTAATGAATTGCCGATACCTGTTCCACTGATTGGCAAGCCCAGGTCCGCAGCCCTACGTCGAATGTTGTCCACAAAATTGTCAGGAGGAGTTGTTGCTTCCTTAGATGAGTAATTAGGAAAGTAGTAGCCCGTGATATCCACCGCGTCGAATCGATGGTCCGGATGGGCGCAGTAATCGAGCAATTCAAAGAGCGTCATTCCCGGGCCTTTCCTTTTCAAGGCTACCGCATTCAACATCTTTGCAAAGGAGTATGCATTCAGTCCAATTTGCATCGGCTCGGATGCTTGAAAGATTCGAGAAGGAATCTGCTGCGCCATCAGTGGGCATCTATATCCTGCCGCGGTCGCCACGCCAAAAACCGTGGCAGATTTAATAAACGATCTGCGAGTCAAGGCAGTTGAGTTTATAAAAGTTTTCACAGGAATAAGTGCGCTAAGAAAAAGTCCGTGCAGCAACAGCTCTAACAAATGGCGATACCAAGAGCCAGGTCAAGATAGAGAATTTTCTCCTCATCTTGACGCGACCCACATCCAGTCTAAATTGGGTGGTTTCGTGTTTCAGGATTGTCGTAAGCGTTAAACGACATATCAAAACAAGGCTGAAACCGTCTTCCATTTTACAATGAATCGACCTCCAAACATTTTGTGGATCTGCAGCGACCAACAGCGTGTGGATACTCTGGGCTGTTATGGGAACACTCAAACACATACCCCACACATCGATAAACTTGCTGCCAATGGCGTCCGCTTCGATCACGTCTATTGCCAAAGTCCTATTTGCACCCCAAGCCGTTCCAGTTTTCTTACCGGACGGTATCCGCGTACGTGTCGTGGACGTCAAAACGGAGCCGATCTGCCAGGTAGCGAACGACTGGTCACCAAGCTACTGGCGGAAGCTGGGTATTATTGCGGGCTTGTAGGGAAGCTTCACCTACGCGCTTGCCATGCGGATACTTGTCCTGACGAAGAAGAACGTCTTGATGACGGCTACTCCGAGTTCAATTGGTCCCATAGTCATGCCGACAACTGGACTTCTCGCAAATTCCATGAATGGTACGAAGCAAAAGGGTATAAGCATGAGAAGCGGCTCCATCCTGAATGTGAGCATGTGGAGATTGGCCCACCGGCGGAGTTCCACCAAACCACCTGGTGTGGAGAATTGGCATCCGATTTCATTTCGAAAAACGAGGCGAGTGAGCAACCCTGGCTCTATTCGGTTAACTTTTTTGATCCTCACCACAGCTTCAATCCACCCGAAGCATACCTAAACCGATACCTGGATCGTCTGGATGAAATTGAGCTGCCTCACTACTCACCAGGTGAACTGGAAAATAAGCCCAGCTATCAGACGATTGATCACCATGGGGCTTACGATGGAAATTTTTATTCCTACGCTTCTATGACAGATAAGGATCACCGGTTTGTGAAGGCCGCCTATTGGGCTATGTGCGACTTGATCGACGACCAGGTGGGGCGGATGATGCAAGCTCTCGAAGCTTCCGGCCAACTCGACAATACTTTGGTTATATTCATGTCCGACCATGGCGAGATGATGGGTGACCATGGGATTTATTTGAAAGGCCCGCATTTTTATGAACCGGCCGTTAAGGTTCCTTTCATCGTCAGCTGGCCGGGGCGGATTGCTCCCGGCGTTTCCGATGCACTCGTGGAGTTGTTCGACATAGCACCGACTTTAATGGAGGCTGCCGGTCTCAAACCTTACGAGGGCATGCAGGCTAAGAGCCTATGGCCTTTGCTGGCAGATGGAGCCGATCGTAACGTGCATCGGAAGGACATTTATTCCGAGTATTATAATGCGATGGTTTGGTATGACCCCAGTCCTCATGTCACCATGTTAAGAACTGAGAACGCAAAAATCACTGTTGATCACACCGGGAATACAGGGGAGTTATACGACCTGATGTCCGATCCGGGAGAAATTAAAAACCTCTGGAAGGATCCTAAGCATCAAAATTTGAAGGCGGATCTTCTGCTTCGTTTATGCCACCGCATGGCCTGGACCGTTGACCCACTTCCTCTACGGATCGGTCGTCATTGATACTGCCATTCCGAACCAAGCAGTAAGGATTCGGGCGCTTAATCTCGAATCTATTTTTATAGGATGAACACGGATACAATCCAATAAATGGAACAAGTGATACCTAAAGAAGTGTTCCTTACCGGAAC encodes:
- a CDS encoding sulfatase-like hydrolase/transferase; protein product: MNRPPNILWICSDQQRVDTLGCYGNTQTHTPHIDKLAANGVRFDHVYCQSPICTPSRSSFLTGRYPRTCRGRQNGADLPGSERLVTKLLAEAGYYCGLVGKLHLRACHADTCPDEEERLDDGYSEFNWSHSHADNWTSRKFHEWYEAKGYKHEKRLHPECEHVEIGPPAEFHQTTWCGELASDFISKNEASEQPWLYSVNFFDPHHSFNPPEAYLNRYLDRLDEIELPHYSPGELENKPSYQTIDHHGAYDGNFYSYASMTDKDHRFVKAAYWAMCDLIDDQVGRMMQALEASGQLDNTLVIFMSDHGEMMGDHGIYLKGPHFYEPAVKVPFIVSWPGRIAPGVSDALVELFDIAPTLMEAAGLKPYEGMQAKSLWPLLADGADRNVHRKDIYSEYYNAMVWYDPSPHVTMLRTENAKITVDHTGNTGELYDLMSDPGEIKNLWKDPKHQNLKADLLLRLCHRMAWTVDPLPLRIGRH
- a CDS encoding sulfatase-like hydrolase/transferase produces the protein MLWFIRSLLFLVFLSSSYGAGKPNIVIILTDDMGWKDVGYHGAEFPTPNIDRIAHEGVELDRFYVTSLCSSTRAGLMTGRYPIRYGLQRVTVKTWGTRSIPDDEVMIPASLAEAGYKTRAITGKWHLGWLRRQNHPLSKGFTSFLGHAGGAIGFFDHSTVGLHDWHKNWELNYEPGYSTELIGEEAVRVIEEAEGDESPFFLYVAFNAIHTPNDYLQKHYDLFPEIKNTLRREKAAMMTSLDEQVGAILDALDRTGATDNTLLLLSSDNGGAVPTGSLNDPLRDGKWSVYEGGIRVAAALRWPAEIKGGRKLTEPIRYIDVFPTILRIIGGAPSGNPFDGEDVLDVLQGKEKRKDWVFHSYFQGQRIPQNETNPDREIPFERNAVNTRDWKLVRLGPSIRMVDDPMRDASIELYRIQDDPYETKNVASRNPKVVKDLLAQMVAFRETQKPVLDHVDINPPDTWQKPLSLRIPD
- a CDS encoding sugar phosphate isomerase/epimerase, whose translation is MKTFINSTALTRRSFIKSATVFGVATAAGYRCPLMAQQIPSRIFQASEPMQIGLNAYSFAKMLNAVALKRKGPGMTLFELLDYCAHPDHRFDAVDITGYYFPNYSSKEATTPPDNFVDNIRRRAADLGLPISGTGIGNSLTGVPFDRKGKEGIVFSKDEGGDRELIEKDIERIKVWTEVAARLGAPVIRVFTGLEPSYLMAEHIKPNDPAREEKAKKLKQWRAEKMKWMVDDLKELAEHGKKMGVIIGIQNHGDFLKTADETVELIQAVDSKWIGVIVDTGYFLTPDPYQDIESVMPFAVNFQIKEFVRATVSPYQMSMFKPTDLNRLMGIIRHSGYRGYLPIETLSAGKTTDYEPLKEVPVFLKSVRESVAAIG